In Eulemur rufifrons isolate Redbay unplaced genomic scaffold, OSU_ERuf_1 scaffold_84, whole genome shotgun sequence, a single genomic region encodes these proteins:
- the MIB2 gene encoding E3 ubiquitin-protein ligase MIB2 isoform X1, with product MDPDPQAGVQVGMRVVRGVDWKWGQQDGGEGGVGTVVELGRHGSPSTPDRTVVVQWDQGTRTNYRAGYQGAHDLLLYDNAQIGVRHPNIICDCCKKHGLRGMRWKCRVCFDYDLCTQCYMHNKHDLAHAFERYETAHSRPVTLSPRQGLPRIPLRGIFQGAKVVRGPDWEWGSQDGGEGKPGRVVDIRGWDVETGRSVASVTWADGTTNVYRVGHKGKVDLKCVGEAAGGFYYKEHLPRLGKPAELQRRVSADGQPFQHGDKVKCLLDTDVLREMQEGHGGWNPRMAEFIGQTGTVHRITDRGDVRVQFNHETRWTFHPGALTKHDSFWVGDVVRVIDDLEAAKRLQAGHGEWTDAMAPALGRVGKVVKVFGDGNLRVAVGGQRWTFSPSCLVAYRPEEDANLDVAERARENKSSLSVALDKLRAQKGDPEHAGRLVVEVVLGNMARALDLLQRHPEQVDTKNQGRTALQVAAYLGQVELVRLLLQARAGVDLPDDEGNTALHYAALGNQPEAARVLLSAGCGADALNSTRSTALHVAVQRGFLEVVRVLCERGCDVNLPDAHADTPLHSAISAGAGASSIVEVLTEVPGVDVTATNSQGFTLLHYASLKGHALAVRKILARARQLVDAKKEDGFTALHLAALNNHREVAQILIREGRCDLNVRNRKLQSPLHLAVQQAHVGLVPLLVDAGCSVNAEDEEGDTALHVALRRHQMLPLVADGAGGDPGPLQLLSRLQASGLPGGAELTAGAAVACFLALEGADVSYANHRGRSPLDLVAEGRLLKALQGCAQRFRERQAGGGAAPGPTHVPGTPNTVTNLHVAAAGLEAAECLVCSELALLVLFAPCQHRTVCEECARRMKKCIRCQVVISKKLRPDGSEVASAAPPPGPPRQLVEELQSRYRQMEERITCPICIDSHIRLVFQCGHGACAPCGAALSACPICRQPIRDRIQIFV from the exons ATGGACCCAGACCCCCAGGCCGGCGTGCAGGTGGGCATGCGTGTGGTGCGCGGCGTGGACTGGAAGTGGGGCCAGCAGGACGGCGGCGAGGGCGGCGTGGGCACGGTGGTGGAGCTCGGCCGCCACGGCAGCCCGTCAACCCCCGACCGCACGGTTGTCGTGCAGTGGGACCAGGGCACCCGCACCAACTACCGCGCCGGCTACCAAGGCGCGCATGACCTTCTGCTCTACGACAACGCCCAGATCG GCGTCCGCCACCCCAACATCATCTGTGACTGCTGCAAGAAACACGGGCTGCGGGGCATGCGCTGGAAGTGCCGCGTCTGCTTCGACTACGACCTGTGCACGCAGTGCTACATGCACAACAAGCACGACCTCGCCCACGCCTTCGAGCGCTACGAGACGGCCCACTCGCGCCC TGTCACACTGAGTCCCCGCCAGGGCCTCCCGAGGATCCCACTGAGGGGCATCTTCCAGGGGGCAAAGGTGGTGCGAGGGCCCGACTGGGAGTGGGGCTCCCAGGATG gaggggaagggaagccagGCCGAGTGGTGGACATCCGTGGCTGGGATGTGGAGACAGGCCGGAGTGTGGCCAGTGTGACGTGGGCCGATGGTACCACCAACGTGTACCGTGTGGGCCACAAGGGCAAGGTGGACCTCAAGTGTGTGGGTGAGGCGGCAGGCGGCTTCTACTACAAGGAGCACCTCCCGAGGCTCG gtaAGCCGGCAGAGCTGCAGCGCAGGGTGAGTGCTGACGGCCAGCCCTTCCAGCATGGGGACAAGGTCAAGTGTCTGCTGGACACAGATGTCCTGAGGGAGATGCAGGAGGGCCACGGTGGCTGGAACCCCAGGATGGCGGAG TTTATCGGACAGACGGGCACCGTGCACCGCATCACAGACCGTGGGGACGTGCGTGTGCAGTTCAACCATGAGACCCGCTGGACCTTCCACCCCGGGGCTCTCACCAAG CACGACTCCTTCTGGGTGGGCGACGTGGTGCGGGTCATTGACGACCTGGAAGCGGCGAAGCGACTGCAGGCCGGGCACGGCGAGTGGACGGACGCCATGGCCCCC GCCCTGGGCCGAGTTGGGAAAGTGGTGAAAGTGTTTGGAGACGGGAACCTGCGAGTGGCCGTTGGTGGTCAGCGCTGGACCTTCAGCCCCTCCTGCCTGGTAGCCTACCGGCCCGAGGAGGACGCCAACCTGGACGTGGCTGAGCGCGCCAGGGAGAACAAAA gctctCTGAGCGTGGCCCTGGACAAGCTGCGGGCCCAGAAGGGTGACCCAGAACACGCAGGGAGGCTGGTGGTGGAGGTCGTCCTGGGCAACATGGCCCGGGCTCTGGACCTGCTGCAGCGGCACCCGGAACAG GTGGACACCAAGAACCAGGGCAGGACAGCCCTGCAGGTGGCTGCCTACCTGGGCCAGGTGGAGCTGGTGCGGCTGCTGCTGCAGGCAAGGGCAGGGGTGGACCTGCCGGACGACGAGGGCAACACGGCGCTGCACTACGCGGCCCTTGG GAACCAGCCTGAGGCTGCCCGGGTGCTCTTGAGCGCAGGGTGCGGGGCAGACGCCCTCAACAGCACCCGGAGCACAGCGCTGCATGTGGCCGTGCagaggggcttcctggaggtggtgagGGTCCTGTGTGAACGCGGCTGTGATGTCAACCTGCCT GACGCCCATGCCGACACGCCCCTGCACTCTGCCATCTCAGCGGGTGCCGGCGCCAGCAGCATCGTCGAGGTCCTCACCGAGGTGCCTGGCGTCGACGTCACTGCCACCAACAGCCAGGGCTTCACACTGCTGCACTACGCGTCCCTCAAGGGCCATGCACT AGCCGTCAGGAAGATTCTGGCACGAGCACGACAGCTGGTGGACGCCAAGAAGGAGGATGGCTTCACGGCCTTGCACCTGGCTGCCCTCAACAACCACCGTGAGGTGGCCCAGATCCTCATCAGGGAG GGCCGCTGTGACCTGAACGTGCGCAACAGGAAGCTCCAGTCCCCGCTGCACCTGGCCGTGCAGCAGGCCCACGTGGGGCTGGTGCCGCTGCTGGTGGACGCTGGGTGCAGTGTCAACGCAGAGGATGAGGAGGGGGACACAGCCCTGCATGTGGCTCTGCGGCGTCATCAGATGCTGCCCCTGGTGGCTGACGGGGCCGGGGGGGACCCAGGGCCCTTGCAACTGCTGTCCAGG CTACAGGCCTCGGGCCTCCCGGGCGGCGCGGAGCTGACGGCGGGCGCGGCCGTCGCGTGCTTCCTGGCGCTGGAGGGCGCCGACGTGAGCTACGCCAACCACCGTGGCCGGAGCCCGCTGGACCTGGTGGCCGAGGGCCGCCTGCTCAAGGCCCTGCAGGGCTGTGCCCAGCGCTTCCG GGAGAGGCAGGCGGGCGGCGGCGCGGCCCCGGGCCCCACGCACGTGCCCGGCACCCCGAACACCGTGACGAACCTGCACGTGGCCGCCGCGGGGCTCGAGGCCGCCGAGTGCCTGGTGTGTTCCGAGCTGGCGCTGCTGGTGCTCTTCGCGCCATGCCAGCACCGCACGGTGTGCGAGG AGTGCGCGCGCAGGATGAAGAAGTGCATCAGGTGCCAGGTGGTCATCAGCAAGAAGTTGCGCCCAG ACGGCTCGGAGGTGGCGAGCGCCGCTCCCCCGCCGGGCCCACCGCGGCAGCTGGTGGAGGAGCTGCAGAGCCGGTACCGGCAGATGGAGGAGCGCATCACCTGCCCCATCTGCATCGACAGCCACATCCGCCTCGTGTTCCAGTGCGGCCACGGCGCGTGCGCGCCCTGCGGCGCCGCGCTCAGCGCCTGCCCCATCTGCCGCCAGCCCATCCGCGACCGCATCCAGATCTTCGTGTGA